The genomic DNA GGAATACTGCTTGGTTGCTTTGGGGGTTCTATTTCTGTCAATGATGATAGTTcaaatagttatttttttctttaatttgaaatttaCCACTAgttccagtttttttttctgctgagacCCATAGCACTATTAAGAATACTGTGTTGCAAGGATTCTTGCCTATATAGCAGTTCTCATTTGCAATGACTTATCTGCACCTGAAACTGGTATTTCCTATATGCGtttccctgtttgtttgttcaggTACCTATGGTGTTGTGTATAAAGGGCGCCACAAAACCACAGGCCAAGTGGttgcaatgaagaaaatacGTCTAGAAAGTGAGGAGGAAGGTGTTCCAAGTACTGCTATCCGAgaaatttctttattaaaagaGCTGCATCATCCCAATATAGTCTGGTATGCATACGCTGGTATTTAGCCATACTCTCTGAAGGGCACTAGGTCTCTTCAGATAAATTGTTTTCCCACTGTTCTAGCAAGGAAGCAGTTATTCAATGTAGTTGCTGCAAAGCAGGCATTACACTTTAGTCCCAAATCCTGGCAGCATGCTGGTTTTTAATTAAGACTGTCTTCTGCTGCACCTATTCTAAGAATTGAACAAAAGTATTGCTGTTAGTTATCTTCAAACGGTTATCGAAGAAATGGTGACATTTCAAGAAATGCTTCTTGAAAACTGTTTAAGTCAATCTCAGAACTTTTTTTATTCATCTGACTGGTGTTCTTGGTGTGGGCCTCTGTCACCAGGCACTTCCTTACTGTCCCATACCAGAGCTGTAGGTGCTGCGCTATAATACTATCAGCTGGCATTTCTGATCCATGCCTGAAACTTCCATCAATGGCTGCCTGATGTGAAGAATTGGTTGTAGCTGTTGCCTTCCCTACAAAATACATATGTTTTAATGTAGCAAAATACCTCGGGTTTAATGTGGCCTGAAACTGGCCAAGCTTCGGCCAGGTGGTGTCCCAGTGAATGATGTGTGTATTTAGGAACCTTTATAATCTACTGAAGATGGAGGAGATGCTTAAAAACCTGTACAACTCCTGCTGCATCTAGTAGGTTCCTACTCTTCTAATGCAGAACCCTTAAACTCTTCCAGTAATTCTGCTATAGTAAGCCAGATTCAGCTGGAAGCTAGGCACTAATACCCAcagaactcatttttttttctgcagacttCCCCTGCCTCATGCATGAGGAAATACAAGATTCAGAGGAAACATATGGGGTGTTTGTCTCACTTTGGCACTGTTTCATATATGCGCAGTTTTCCAAACAACAGTGCAACTTGCTAAGGCTGTTAATCTTTGAAGACTGAGAGAAAGCTTTGTAAGCCTTTCATATTAGGTACTTAGAAACACCAGCTTGTGTTCCTGTTGAGAGGGGAAGCAAACCAGTAGGTCTGTGCACTTTGCAGTGGAGCTGACTGTATGCTCAATTTTCAGTCTTCAGGATGTTCTTATGCAGGACGCACGGCTATACCTCATTTTTGAATTCCTTTCCATGGATCTCAAGAAATACTTGGATACTATTCCATCTGGCCAATATTTGGATCGTTCACGTGTTAAGGTAATTAGGATAATTTCTTAATATAACTTAAAAAATTAAGGGAACTCTACAAAGCTATAAGCAAGACTTAACTCTTGCTCTTATCTTaactctttgtatttctttgaggaaaaaaggaaggattGAAGAGGCAGCTGTGAATAATaggatgcatttttctttaaaagaaagttcTGCTCTCAAATGCAACTATGAAATTAACTGCCTTGAACTGAACTCAAACACCCAATTTTGTATGGATTTCTGGTTGAACTCAATAATTGCAACGCTGAAGATCTAATTCTATTTACAGAGTTAATGTAAGGAAACAGCTTTACGTTGTAGaaccactgacttcagtgaaggTCGTGTTatttctccccctctctctcacCCCGTCCTATCTGCAGAGTTACCTGTATCAGATCCTGCAAGGTATCGTCTTCTGCCATTCAAGACGAGTTCTGCACAGAGACCTAAAACCTCAGAATCTTCTAATAGATGACAAAGGGGTGATTAAACTGGCAGATTTTGGACTGGCTCGAGCCTTTGGAATTCCAGTGCGGGTATACACTCATGAAGTGAGTTGAACATACTTTTGGTCATTTGGACGGGGCTTATTAGCTTCCTTGTACCAATTGTTTATGAAAAAGCTGGAAATCACAGAGCTTTTGAAGTTGTCATAAACTAACAGTATTAAGGTTATATTTCAGCTTAGTTTTACTTGGTGCCTTTTCAACCCCCAGACCCTATTTTACTCTGAAGTGCTAATGTATCTTATGAAATGCCACTGTTGTTACCTTGACAGTGAGTTTAGATAGGCCAGACCAGTTAGGTGCTAAAGATGTGCTTCCTGCTCTTTGCTTGCAGTAGAGACTACTGCAATAGGATTTTGTatacttatttttaagtgaaGTTTGATGCAAGTATTTTCACTGGAACTTGTAGCTTCTAGTCTAAACAGGATattattcttattaaaaaagCGGAATGCTCCTTAGTAATGAATGAGCCATTGTGGTTGCAGTCAATTAGAGGACCTATTTCTATAAatgtaacttaaaaaaaaaaaaaattctttgttcaATAGGTAGTGACACTGTGGTACAGGTCTCCAGAGGTTCTGCTAGGATCTGCTCGTTATTCCACTCCTGTAGATATATGGAGCATAGGTACCATATTTGCAGAGTTAGCAACTAAAAAGCCACTTTTCCATGGGGACTCAGAGATTGATCAGCTCTTCAGAATCTTCAGGTACGTCATGCTGAAACTTTCACTTGCTGTGAACTTAGTAAAATCATAACAGTCCATACAGTTTTCATACTAAACTGATCAAATGTTTTGCTTATGCTTGCACAGAGCTTTAGGGACACCCAACAATGATGTGTGGCCTGACGTGGAATCCTTGCAAGACTATAAAAACACTTTCCCAAAATGGAAACCTGGCAGCCTGGGAACACATGTCCAAAACTTAGATGAGGATGGACTCGATCTGTTGTCTGTAAGTATTCTCTCCTAAACTGTGTGTTAAGAAGTGAGCAGGTAGTTTCAAGTACTCTCTAATTTCTACAAGCTTGTAACTGATACCTTCTTGGCACTGGCATTAATTGTGGTGTGTCTATATGACTATTCATGTAGTTGGAAATACTTTTATGTGGTGGCACGTGGACTAATAGTGACTGGCTCATTTTGGTTAGCTTTTGTGGGGTCTTAAATGAATACAGTGATGGAAACAACTGGCTTTATTGATTAGCTGTGAAACTGGAGGCTGTTTTGTCAGCATGTAAGGTCTCTGTCAATTGCATTTTAATATCAAGTTAGAGGTTTAGGCTGTGGTTGAATGACTTTTAACTTCTGAATTTTGTGGCTAGGGTGAATTTACTTTAGCTTCATGGCCAAGAAGTTAAAATACTATGGCCAAATCTTTTAGACAAGATCCTCACCAGACTTCATTTAGCTCATGTGCTTCCACTGCAGATGAGTCTGCATTAATTCTTAGATGTGCTTACGTGCACTTTAAGAATGTACCTTGGTGACTTTATCACTTGGCTTTTCTAAAGCTCCATTTACACAGTACAGATTTGCATATAGCAGGGGATGCTCTATGCATCATGAGATAAGCTGGAACTTCAGAACCACCTTGTTACAAGGAGAACCCTGTGCAGTAATTATCATTGTAGCTGGCTCCTGTTTTAAGTGGACATAAAGGAGAAGTTGTTTATTGTGCACAATAGAGTGGTATTACTCAAGGAGCTTAAATAACTACAATGTTTCACTTCTTTCTGAGAACAGAACCACAGTTCAAGGCTGGCAAACTGAACGATGTTAAAGTTTTTTTTGGATAGCTCTCTGTAGCTCATAgcagtatttcacagaaataaccAACTTGCAGAGTAATTATCCTCAACTTGTGCACTGATAGCATCGCTGTTAAATCAGTTTGAAATGGAATTACTACTGATTAAAAGCTGAAAGCAATTGAACAGGCAAGTGAGTGTTTTGGACAGTCATTTAACTGGACTGCTAAGTACTGAACTGAGCTTAGTGGCTTTgtcatggggaaaaaacatgtttttggaTGCTACtaatgcagacaaaaaaaatcattaatcaAGTGATCTTAACAGTATACTAATCTTACAGTATATTGATTCACATAAAGCTTTGCCTTGAATTAAGACTAAAATTGTAGCTTTCTGTAGCTGCCTGCTAACAATGGCACGGTTGCATTTTGAGGCATCTGGAATCCGTTTAAATTTCCTGTAGTCCTGCTTTGGGCTGAAGTGATACAATTTTAAAGGCAACAAAAATGAATAGCTTTAACAAGAGCAATAGAGCAATAGCATGGATGTGGCAATGAAAGTGTTTGTACTTCTGTAGACTGTTGAAGATGGAAGCAATATGTAAAACAGCTGGTTTTAAAAAAGGGTAGTATACTTAACTGATTTTGAATTTGAGATGTATTTTCCTCTAGTAAAGATGAGTAAAATGGAAGGCTGTTGACAGGGATTTTGCTAGCTTTAAAATGTTAGAATTTAGGATATTTTAGGATTATGCTAGATATGAAAACTTAGAATTGTCCCAAAGCTGTGTAACCTTGTAAGGCTTGGAAGGAGGACTGCAGGAGTTCCATCTGAATTGTCTACATGTGAGCATACAATTGCATGGGGTAGCTTCATCCTTCTTTTTGGCCAGATTGCACAATATAAACtgtggttgtttatttttttttaaatggatagCAAAGCAAGTATCTTGCCTCTCTTCTAGAAAGTTTTGAGGACTATTTTAGAGGGGAATGCATCCGTTGTATTTTCTCTCATCAACTTCATTATTGAGCTCTTCAGCTgtataaaattacttttttgaaaagaaatgcatgatttagaactatttttttccagatccaTCAGCTTTAGACATGCAGTATACTTCTTTCCTACCCAGGGTCCCATAGCTGAACAGTTGCTATATTTCAACTGTGAACAGCTGCAccaaactgaaaataagcagCTTCACAACAGTTTTTTCACTATCAGTGTAATAAGACAAGTGCATGAACACTTATTCATGTAAGTATTATAGGCTTTAGTAGCCTAAGGTTTACCAGCTTCCCTTAATTGAGAAGTTGAGACAAATATTCATGCTTGATAATTGGTTCTGGATTCGGTTGATTGCACACGGTACCCTGATACAGGTGTGGGCTGTGGATAAATGGTTTTTCACTTTGGGATGTTAGACATTAATACCATTCTCACTTGTAGGAGAAAGTAGGAATGACTTCTATGAGATATCATGGAACATAGGGAAGaacttatcacagaatcacagaattgtaggggattggaagggtcctccagagattgagtccaacccccttgccaaaGTAGGTCCTCTACACCAGGTTATTTCTAGTCATCTGATCATCACTGTGATTATATATTAATCTACTTAACATTGAGTACCCATTTCATGAGAGAgtaaatgtttcctttcatttttcttccagaaaatgttaatttatgATCCTGCAAAAAGGATTTCTGGCAAAATGGCCTTGAACCACCCGTACTTCGATGATTTGGACAAATCTATTCTTCCTGCTAATCTGATTAAGAAATTCTAAAACTTTGGACTAAATCAGAGTGAAATAATCACTATTACTTTTACTATTGTCTGTCTGTAACTTTGTATGCCTACTTTAAAATTGTGgctttttagtttgttttggtttatgttacttaaatgtaaatattaatCGACTAATGTGGTGAACTTCCtataaataaaactttaaatCTAGTGGAGGACTGAACTCCTTTCCACACTCCTACAAAAGCAAAGCCTTTCAGAATGGGCTGGTAAGTTGCTGCTCGTCTGCCAAAGCAGGTAACTAAAAGTACTGAAGTTGCTTTTGATACGACTTCTCTGAAGTTCAACTGTTTCATTGCTATGCAGAGATGAAATGTAAGACTTGCATTGTACTGAATGTGCCAAATGACATCTAAAATGGGATGCTTCAGTAATGTGCAATTCGAAACAAAGGAGGTGGCCAAACGCTTCTagggtttctttttctgaagatatttGGGACATCTTTatgcttttctgttgtcttgAAGGCACAAGAATGTATTTTGCATTGGGGTGCTAACCTGTGAGTCAGTGTAATTCTAGCCCCTGGAATAGTTAAGGTGTGTGATGTTAAGTTCTACAGGACTGCCTATATACTGATGTGCAGTTGGCTGACACGGCTCTTTTCAACTGCTAGCAGTAATGCAATTCTCATCTGATTCTTATTAAAGGCAGAACCCCCTGGATTATACTGGGAAGGCTAACCTTTTCACATAGGAATATTCAAGTAAATGTTGACTTAATAAGACTGCTCTCAGAAATGTATGAAATACTGCATGTCTACAGACATGTCCACAACTAAAGCACGGGCTTTCTAAAGTTCCACAACATTTAACATTTACAGGTGAGACATTATAAAACCTTGACAGAATTCACCAAACTATATAGTAAGAAATGATTGGCCATCACTAGATTTCTAATTGCTACCTTTGCTTTTGGTTTCCTATACATCAAATGGGATACAATGCTAGAttatgagaagaaaagcaatggaaCACTTGTGGATGCGTTAAAATCACAGTTCGATTAAACTTAACTGCAGTTCTATTTCTAGTGTTATAGCTGCTGTAATCTCTAGTTGTAGGACTGCACATCTGTCAAGTTTTATTGGATCTCAGCACCATGGAGCTCTTGCACTTGCTGACTTACAGCCAAGTGTGGAATAGGAATGAAGGTCTGTAAGTTTTAAGTCAAGCATGTGAAAGGAATAATGCAAACCActcaaaaacagtttttaagtCCTGTGAGTCTTTGAAACAAAACCAGTGGAGGTAACATTATGTCCATATGTTTACTTTCATGCCTACTTATGaataactgaaagaaatagTGCTGGACCTTGTTCTAATTAATCATCTGCAGTATTAACATTGGTGATAAGATGTATTTTCAAGGCAAATTAGGGTAGAGGTCTCAATTGCTGTCTTTTGAGTGCAGTAATTTGATGTGAGCATACAGGTCAGGGCACAGTATTGGTGCTAACACTAGATTAGAAAAAGAACTTACAAGCACTAGCCAGCAACTGCTCTGAAAATCAGAAGATAAATATTGGTTTAAACAGATTATCTATATAATGTTTGTCTCTGTAGTGGACAGATTTGCATCTTTATGTGATGAGAGGAAGGCTTTCAGCTAGGCAAACTCAAATTTTGTTGTTTGCAACTGCTTAATCCTTATTTCTATAATATAAGTTCCGGTGTCCATTGCAGTTTCATGTGACAGTGAATGCTTCAGCCTATTCTAACTGAAAGAGTACAGTACTAAAATTGCTGAAGAAAGcttattttcaaacagaaactTACGGTGCCATGcaacttctgtgctgtgaacCCAGGCACTGTGTTATGACTGGTGATGTAACAACACATGTGGAGCTGTGACAGTGGCTGCCTTAGTCCTCCTAGCAAATGTGACAGAGAAATGAACGCAACGTCATCCATCCGTGTGTGAGGTCGGGTATGGCAGTGAGTATCATGCCTAGTGACATACGCTGTATTAGTACCTGTTCTGAAATACAGTGCAAACTTAGTGGTGCTCTCTAGGCCTAATATTTAGAGGGCTTGTGATGCTTGAAGCTTCAGCTACCTGAAACTTAACACTGGTAAAAACGAAAGCTGCCTTGCACTTCTGGGTTTTACTTCACTGTGGATGACAACTGGCAGCTCTATTGATAGTGCTCTGACTGTGTAGTAGGAGAACTGAATTGCTGCAGTATGTTTCCCTTGTCCTTCAGCTGAGACCACTGTAGTGCTTGGCAGGGTTTCACTGGTTCATAATCTTTAATTAAGGCATTTAGGCAATTGAATGTTGCTAATCTAACAGTTGTTGGATGTTGGCCCAATATGCAATAACCAGTATATTTTTCATTGCCACAGATAGAATGATTACTTGAGAACAGAAAACactctgcttttcctgaagTGACTAGGAAtccacttattttctttcccactgaGTGTGCAGTAGACTCAGTACTAAGTTACATAGTTAAATTACTAACTGCCAGCTTGCAATTATTACTACCTAATGGAGATTATAGATTAACAAAATTGAATTTTTGGTTATCTTTAAGGGTTTTTATAGTgatagtcacagaatcacagaattgcaggggttggaagggacctccagagatcatcgagtccaacccccctgccaaagcaggttccctacagcaggtcgcacaggtcggcatccaggcaggtcttgaacatctccagagaaggagactccaccacctccctgggcagcctgttccagtgctccgtcacctcactgtaaagaagttcttgtgtacatttgtgcagaacttcctatgctgcagtttccagccgtttccccttgtcctgtctccactcaccactgaaaagagtccggcctcgccattctgccccccacaccttagatatttatagatcTGGAGCAGTGAGCACCTGTTGAAGACCTACATATTTGCATTGCATTTCTTAATGTTGGAAGAAGCAAGGTGGGAGAGAGACAACAAAAAGCAGTCTGCTCTTGGTTGCAATAGAGTTTTATAATGCTGCATCTATGTCAGCTCTGGTATTAGGGCAGctgttcagtgttttctcttaGAATATGGGCAAACCCCAGCAGGGAGCGTTacttaattttctgtttaaattgcTTCTATTCTATCCCATTAAAAAGTAATATGGATAAGAAAGTTGAGGTATATAAGATTGGGATCAAGTTAGCATTATTGTCAAGTTGTTATTATTTCTAACAAAAGCTTCTAAGTGCTCTCAAGTGTTGTAATCCAAAATATCTGGCCTGTGCTACTGGATGCTTGCAGATAAAAGCAGCTGAGCTCAGTCTTACTTGGATATGATAATATATCCTCACTAAAATGAATTGCCACCTGCTCctttgaaaataattgattcttaAAAATAGAGATCTTGCAGGgagcaaagaaaacagtaacaCTTTCTAAATCACTTGGATAGGACAACTGCCATAAAATCTGCTCTCCACGGTACCTTTCCACGTGCAGGTGTCAGGTCAGAAGGGTCCTTCTCAGGCCAGTTCCAGTACTGTCTTTTGTGCTGTGGTGTTAAGTGAATCCATCACCTTTAATATGAACAGGTAGAGGAAAGTTAGCTGATAAGTCTGTAGCAGAGCATGCTTAACCTGTTTTGAACAATGCTTCTTTTATAcgttgttctttttctgtgatttatctTCCTGTGGCCGTTTTCTTATTGCAACTTGTTTACCTTTACAGCACCTGGAAATGGATCAGTGTCATTAGCTACCTTTCTGAAATTACTGCCACCAAACGTGCAGAACTCATATCTTCCTGTGTTTTCCCTTTATCCAGAATTATTATCACTTTTTCATCCATACCAATTTTATCGTATATCTGATATcccttttctttgcttattttcttgtctAACTATTTTCTGCTATCACATACCAGCTATTTCTAGAGTcatgtttctttttgaaaatgtgaatcTATTTTTCTTCACGCGGACTCTTATTAAAACCTGTTGGCTGTGTGTCATGCTATACATCTTACTCTCTGCCCAGTAGTTTACTGTAGTAGGAGGTACAAGTAATTTTGTAAGGAAAGATAAAGGCAAGTCCAGGGAGATTAAATACCTAGTACTGCCTGCTTGTAGGATGGAATGCTCTGCACTAGCTTACCCCATCTCAAAATAGTGGTCAGAGGCTGAGTGGAAAGAGGTTTAGTGATTTGTCTGGAGAACTATATCTTCATTGAACCGCAGGGCTTAAAC from Lagopus muta isolate bLagMut1 chromosome 5, bLagMut1 primary, whole genome shotgun sequence includes the following:
- the CDK1 gene encoding cyclin-dependent kinase 1; its protein translation is MEDYTKIEKIGEGTYGVVYKGRHKTTGQVVAMKKIRLESEEEGVPSTAIREISLLKELHHPNIVCLQDVLMQDARLYLIFEFLSMDLKKYLDTIPSGQYLDRSRVKSYLYQILQGIVFCHSRRVLHRDLKPQNLLIDDKGVIKLADFGLARAFGIPVRVYTHEVVTLWYRSPEVLLGSARYSTPVDIWSIGTIFAELATKKPLFHGDSEIDQLFRIFRALGTPNNDVWPDVESLQDYKNTFPKWKPGSLGTHVQNLDEDGLDLLSKMLIYDPAKRISGKMALNHPYFDDLDKSILPANLIKKF